A stretch of Clostridiales bacterium DNA encodes these proteins:
- the lnt gene encoding apolipoprotein N-acyltransferase: MKAWQAILKFFKLKIFRLGFLWAIISGALTSLTLYSKDLFFLTWISVIPLCYCLIKNSKSAWKCFGLVLLWALTYYFILYTWFLSLHPLTIMGFEYDQSLQAVLTIWFSISIAQSLQMSLVGLAYGLIKPKGIWSPFVLGALWVVLEWAQGYGPFAMNWGRLALSQYNFAPNIQSASLFGSLCITFLLICVNGLIALFLWQLFNQKIFKKSLLIAAAFILAANMCFGYIRIAVVNHSVKKAASTPFAAVQVDFPSKEKWESTQSEIFDSHYDLTLQAIEAGAKVIVWPETTIISSLQDSVYYNRLKDLAETNQISLIVGSFHEDENGNSYNSLYCIDFGNEDFQLYHKRQLVPFGEFIPYEDFLMKFKVLQKFNLFEDMMTPGKEAVVFSTSYGKFSGLICFDSLFQRFSYQSAQSGAQAIIIATNDSWYIDTPSIHQHYGHAVLRAVENNRFVVRAANAGISGIISSTGQTIKQLPAHENGYVLYDIPLINQKTLYTITGDIIAYIAIGGAIGAFVYFRLLKNLNNFNKKTKEVINQEEI; the protein is encoded by the coding sequence ATGAAAGCTTGGCAGGCGATTTTAAAGTTTTTCAAGCTCAAAATTTTCCGCTTAGGTTTTTTGTGGGCAATAATTTCGGGCGCGTTGACATCGCTTACGCTTTATTCAAAAGACTTATTCTTTTTGACATGGATTAGCGTAATTCCTCTTTGTTATTGTTTGATAAAAAACTCAAAAAGCGCTTGGAAATGTTTTGGACTAGTCTTGTTATGGGCTTTGACGTATTATTTCATTCTTTATACTTGGTTTTTATCCTTGCACCCTTTAACGATTATGGGTTTTGAATATGACCAAAGTTTGCAAGCGGTGCTGACTATTTGGTTTAGCATCAGCATCGCCCAAAGCCTTCAAATGTCTTTGGTAGGCTTGGCATACGGACTGATAAAGCCAAAAGGCATTTGGTCGCCCTTTGTTTTGGGGGCGTTATGGGTGGTTTTGGAATGGGCGCAAGGATACGGGCCTTTTGCTATGAATTGGGGCAGATTGGCTTTGTCGCAATATAATTTCGCGCCCAATATTCAGTCGGCTTCGTTATTTGGCTCGTTGTGTATTACTTTTTTATTGATATGCGTTAACGGCCTTATCGCTTTATTCTTATGGCAATTATTTAACCAAAAAATCTTTAAAAAATCATTATTAATAGCGGCGGCGTTCATTCTGGCAGCCAATATGTGCTTTGGGTATATCCGTATTGCCGTAGTCAATCATTCTGTAAAAAAAGCCGCGTCAACGCCTTTTGCCGCGGTCCAAGTTGACTTCCCCTCAAAAGAAAAATGGGAATCAACCCAAAGCGAAATCTTTGACAGCCATTATGATTTGACGCTTCAGGCTATTGAGGCGGGCGCTAAGGTAATAGTTTGGCCCGAAACCACCATTATTTCTTCGCTTCAAGATTCGGTATATTATAATAGACTAAAAGACTTGGCTGAGACCAACCAAATCAGCCTTATAGTGGGCTCGTTTCATGAAGATGAAAACGGCAATTCGTATAACTCGCTTTATTGCATTGATTTTGGGAACGAAGACTTTCAATTATATCATAAGCGCCAATTAGTGCCCTTTGGCGAATTCATACCTTATGAAGATTTTTTAATGAAATTTAAAGTCTTGCAAAAATTTAATTTGTTTGAGGACATGATGACCCCGGGCAAGGAAGCGGTGGTGTTTTCCACTTCTTACGGAAAGTTTAGCGGGCTGATTTGTTTTGACTCGCTGTTCCAAAGATTTTCTTACCAATCGGCCCAAAGCGGCGCCCAAGCGATAATTATAGCCACCAACGATTCTTGGTATATAGACACCCCGTCTATCCACCAGCATTACGGCCACGCTGTTTTAAGGGCCGTTGAAAACAATAGATTTGTCGTAAGGGCCGCCAACGCGGGCATTTCTGGGATAATCTCGTCAACAGGCCAGACAATCAAGCAATTGCCCGCCCATGAAAACGGCTATGTATTATATGATATCCCCCTAATAAACCAAAAGACGCTTTATACCATAACGGGCGACATTATAGCTTATATCGCTATTGGCGGCGCAATAGGCGCGTTTGTGTATTTTAGGTTGTTAAAAAACTTAAATAATTTCAACAAAAAAACAAAAGAAGTTATAAATCAAGAAGAAATTTAA